From the genome of Nasonia vitripennis strain AsymCx chromosome 1, Nvit_psr_1.1, whole genome shotgun sequence, one region includes:
- the LOC100677950 gene encoding uncharacterized protein LOC100677950 isoform X1, translating into MDKDELQELCGRSRGRAMVTGAAGLLRRSTRMSGQLLIGVIFVCCFISVQLVLLLLVFAPGIATFARHSNCSTSRAFDNANTSVYFVKHQDKIWTSEELCSIETAAHLYPQYNIVIINLLRDNSPIAVSPEDNVDITRRLAKKLSNVRSVDTSARKLFAKSVMSRRIQADDLRSEEIESAAKFQLIWDSPGVSLEPLLVHQLESIQNYFADTDEVDLDASVLIDADFQATSVPCQSFIGFVLDRMAKPATRFADRRALMESTLSQYCNRVTGCNGVRIVKPISKKLFNVSCPIVDSLSV; encoded by the exons ATGGACAAGGACGAATTACAAGAGCTCTGCGGAAGATCCCGGGGCCGAGCTATGGTCACCGGTGCAGCCGGTCTACTTCGGAGATCGACAAGGATGTCCGGTCAGCTGTTGATTGGCGTGATTTTCGTATGCTGTTTCATATCTGTACAACTCGTCCTTCTGCTGCTTGTTTTCGCACCCGGTATCGCTACCTTCGCGCGACACTCTAACTGCTCCACTTCTCG AGCCTTCGACAACGCAAACACTAGCGTCTACTTCGTCAAACATCAGGATAAGATCTGGACGAGCGAAGAGTTGTGCAGTATTGAAACAGCCGCGCACCTGTATCCACAATACAAT ATTGTTATAATCAATCTTCTAAGAGATAATTCGCCGATTGCAGTTTCACCGGAAGATAACGTCGATATCACTCGCCGGCTCGCTAAGAAGCTTTCTAATGTCCGAAGTGTCGATACGAGCGCTCGGAAACTCTTTGCCAA ATCGGTAATGTCGAGACGAATTCAAGCCGACGATCTGCGAAGCGAAGAAATCGAGTCGGCTGCCAAATTCCAGTTGATCTGGGATTCTCCGGGTGTCAGTCTAGAACCACTATTGGTTCACCAATTGGAAagcatacaaaattatttcgCCGATAC AGATGAAGTCGACCTCGATGCGAGCGTGCTGATAGATGCCGATTTTCAAGCTACTAGTGTGCCCTGTCAGTCTTTTATCGGTTTTGTTCTGGATCGGATGGCGAAACCTGCGACGAGGTTCGCCGATCGTCGAGCGTTGATGGAGAGCACTTTGTCGCAATACTGCAATAG AGTCACCGGGTGCAATGGTGTACGAATCGTGAAACCGATTTCGAAGAAATTATTCAACGTTTCATGTCCAATCGTTGACTCGCTTTCTGTTTGA
- the LOC100123857 gene encoding DNA-directed RNA polymerase III subunit RPC7-like, which translates to MAARGRGRGKPSLALPGDPGIGKGEVLPPILQPPPAYPPLDFKPLPTTITNELRYLQQRKKEFADFMHESFNNVLPIVVKKDIERYSDRYQDLSSTVKYHERYDWSRMPAELKPQVKKRKGDKTQKNAKKKKKDIDIESKLQELEKKETTANQSDAEEGDKDDDESEDKDVEDKVELEEEEIDEEMDEGTDYVNNYFDNGENYEDDEENLDDGAIF; encoded by the coding sequence ATGGCAGCTCGTGGTAGAGGAAGAGGCAAGCCCTCGCTCGCCCTGCCTGGGGATCCGGGCATTGGAAAAGGGGAAGTATTGCCACCTATACTACAACCACCACCGGCTTATCCACCGTTGGATTTCAAACCGCTACCCACTACCATAACGAATGAACTGAGGTACTTGCAACAACGAAAGAAAGAGTTTGCAGACTTTATGCACGAATCTTTCAACAACGTCCTACCGATTGTGGTAAAAAAAGATATCGAGAGGTATTCCGACCGCTACCAGGATCTGTCATCGACTGTGAAATACCATGAAAGGTACGATTGGAGCAGGATGCCAGCGGAGCTGAAGCCACAAGTGAAAAAGAGGAAAGGAGATAAAACACAAAAGAACgctaagaaaaagaagaaggacaTTGACATTGAGTCCAAATTGCAAGAGCTCGAAAAGAAGGAGACTACTGCAAACCAAAGTGATGCCGAAGAAGGGGATAAGGACGACGATGAGTCTGAAGACAAGGATGTGGAGGATAAGGTGGAATTAGAGGAAGAAGAGATCGACGAGGAGATGGACGAGGGCACGGATTATGTGAATAACTACTTTGACAATGGGGAGAACTACGAAGATGATGAGGAGAACCTTGATGATGGAGCCATTTTCTAA
- the LOC100677950 gene encoding adenylate kinase isoenzyme 1 isoform X2 gives MKTVWIIGGPGCGKGTQCDRIIKNYGFVHLSSGDLLRDEVASGSPRGAELQELMSKGLFVPTDVVLSLIKERIEKAKAENPDTKGVLIDGYPRELEQGLQFEKDVCPVDLIIFFDVKNETLISRLLGRAAAAAVKRADDNEETIKKRIEIFNEKNGKIVEHYKDKCLRINAEGAVDAIFDQVSQALDKLLAS, from the exons ATGAAGACAGTCTGGATAATCGGTGGGCCAGGTTGCGGCAAAGGTACCCAGTGCGACAGGATCATCAAGAATTATGGATTCGTGCATCTCAGCAGCGGTGATCTTCTGCGAGATGAGGTGGCCAGCGGCAGTCCTCGTGGCGCCGAGCTTCAGGAGCTCATGTCGAAGGGACTGTTCGTGCCGACGGACGTCGTGCTGTCGCTGATCAAGGAGAGGATCGAGAAAGCCAAGGCTGAGAATCCGGATACCAAGGGTGTGCTCATCGACGGTTATCCCAGGGAGCTCGAGCAGGGATTGCAGTTCGAGAAGGAT GTATGCCCAGTGGATCTGATAATTTTCTTCGACGTCAAGAACGAGACGTTGATCAGCCGGCTACTGGGACGTGCTGCCGCAGCAGCAGTCAAACGCGCCGACGACAACGAGGAGACCATCAAGAAGAGGATCGAGATTTTCAACGAGAAAAACGGCAAGATCGTCGAGCACTACAAGGACAAGTGTCTCAGG atcaACGCCGAAGGCGCCGTAGACGCGATATTCGACCAGGTCAGCCAGGCCCTCGACAAGCTTCTGGCCTCGTAG
- the LOC100123865 gene encoding uncharacterized protein LOC100123865, whose protein sequence is MKRYLSLLLCLSSFIDPSTCCCRSKPKGDLNCGITYNLIKSDAKSSKSVITRRQVGSIGKCKDFAETKRALAFNFESAMTTTGLDLDNGSREAANCVLLDCPETKGLRQLVNVTGVDYYSAYPDAEYKGNESLSCIEKVGLFSLVLDKTNFTNARDNCRKMIHFPGRSTGILADPTEESRSRGLASLIGKLAVYVGLSNEGDQRLWKNEFGDALSCSDYRAWATGDPSHNRGCVALSQSDPKADPVWKLVSCATELPYICEIPHIPPIKTD, encoded by the exons atgaagCGGTACCTCTCGCTGTTGCTTTGTTTGTCGAGTTTCATCGATCCGTCAACCTGTTGCTGCAGATCCAAACCCAAGGGTGACCTCAACTGCGGGATAACGTACAATCTGATCAAGTCCGACGCCAAGTCCAGCAAGTCGGTGATAACCAGGCGGCAAGTCGGTAGTATCGGCAAGTGCAAAGACTTCGCCGAGACCAAACGAGCTCTCGCCTTCAACTTCG AGAGCGCTATGACGACTACTGGCTTGGACTTGGATAACGGATCGCGGGAGGCGGCTAATTGCGTGCTGCTCGACTGTCCGGAGACTAAGGGGCTGAGGCAATTGGTCAATGTCACGGGCGTCGATTATTACAGCGCTTATCCGGACGCAGAGTACAAGG GAAACGAAAGCCTGTCCTGCATAGAAAAGGTCGGCCTCTTCAGTCTCGTGCTCGACAAAACGAACTTCACAAACGCTCGCGATAACTGCCGCAAGATGATTCATTTTCCCGGCAGAAGCACGGGAATTTTGGCTGACCCTACGGAAGAGTCGCGTAGCCGAGGTTTGGCCTCGCTCATTGGTAAGCTCGCGGTCTACGTTGGACTGAGCAACGAGGGTGACCAGCGACTCTGGAAAAACGAATTTG GTGACGCGTTGTCCTGCTCGGACTACAGAGCCTGGGCCACAGGCGATCCGTCCCACAATCGAGGCTGCGTAGCTCTCTCTCAGTCTGATCCGAAAGCTGATCCCGTCTGGAAGCTCGTCTCTTGCGCCACGGAACTACCTTACATCTGCGAGATACCTCACATACCGCCGATAAAAACTGATTAG
- the LOC100678847 gene encoding SH3 domain-containing kinase-binding protein 1 codes for MEALVEYNYEAQEPDELTIRKGDIIKEIKVLSGGWWEGTLRDKRGMFPDNFVKVLVPQGGARNSAERATHEEVTLRNGSGRKYCRVLFSYEPCNDDELKLIPEEAIEYLGEVEEGWWRGRIKGRTGVFPSNFVSSPVPEETERNKQDKKELCRVLFPYDAAKEDELTLAEGDIITLLSRDAPDKGWWKGELKGQIGLFPDNFVEVITLKNDHTDGTANSISSVKSTLKQQGKRKETANVRKSLDTRNVRTDNTTIKKIPSSASTSSLSGSTTEKKSNPLISSLKRLVGDSANAASNNNGNGNGNAVAGLGEELDEVERGEGAPLSHLTASRAKAPRRRLPSTQHLRHNVPNTIPNSSNSPSVVAEENLTNGSVEPTVPQEKEDESDGLVAKTRQKAPWVEELKLNQMERRKMGTERPDKTEVKKERAFSWMPPSTNSIDVPPRPDLDGEEIKSKEKEKLKSPKSESSPPSEQPASSPVTNLPAFVPYHLYSQLLDRIAVLEEKQTTLQRKVNQLSDQLAPFIANSTSEKN; via the exons ATGGAGGCACTGGTGGAGTACAATTACGAAGCCCAGGAACCCGACGAGCTCACCATTCGCAAGGGCGATATCATCAAGGAGATCAAGGTGTTGAGCGGAGGCTGGTGGGAAGGCACTCTCAGAGATAAGAGAGGAATGTTCCCTGACAATTTTGTTAAG GTTCTGGTGCCTCAGGGAGGAGCCAGGAACAGCGCAGAGAGAGCTACGCACGAAGAGGTCACTCTACGCAATGGCTCTGGAAGGAAGTATTGCAGAGTTCTGTTCAGCTATGAACCCTGCAACGACGACGAACTCAAACTCATTCCAGAAGAAGCTATAGAGTACTTGGGTGAGGTGGAAGAGGGATGGTGGAGGGGACGTATAAAAGGAAGAACCGGAGTCTTTCCTTCCAACTTTGTCTCTTCTCCAGTTCCGGAAGAAACTGAGAGGAACAAGCAAGACAAGAAGGAATTGTGCAGAGTACTTTTTCCCTATGATGCTGCCAAGGAGGATGAACTCACACTTGCTGAGGGTGATATCATAACATTATTGTCTAGAGATGCTCCTGACAAGGGCTGGTGGAAGGGTGAACTTAAGGGACAAATCGGCCTCTTTCCTGACAATTTTGTAGAAGTGATAACACTGAAAAATGATCACACAGATGGTACAGCCAATTCGATTTCATCTGTCAAGTCCACTCTCAAACAGCAGGGCAAAAGAAAGGAGACAGCCAATGTCAGAAAAAGCTTGGACACTAGAAACGTCCGCACCGATAACACcactattaaaaaaattccgTCATCTGCTTCAACTTCGTCTTTATCCGGAAGCACGACGGAGAAAAAGTCCAATCCATTGATCTCTAGCTTGAAACGTTTGGTCGGTGACAGTGCTAACGCTGCTAGCAACAATAATGGAAATGGAAACGGAAACGCAGTCGCTGGATTGGGAGAGGAATTGGACGAAGTTGAGAGAGGCGAAGGCGCGCCTCTTTCGCATTTAACGGCGTCGAGAGCTAAGGCTCCCCGCCGAAGGTTACCGTCAACGCAACATTTAAGGCACAATGTACCAAATACCATTCCAAATAGCAGTAACAGCCCATCAGTTGTAGCC GAGGAGAACTTGACCAATGGAAGTGTAGAGCCTACAGTACCACAGGAGAAAGAAGACGAAAGCGATGGACTTGTTGCTAAAACCAGGCAAAAGGCACCCTgg GTTGAAGAACTCAAATTGAATCAGATGGAGAGAAGGAAAATGGGCACGGAACGACCTGATAAAACAGAAGTAAAGAAGGAAAGAGCATTTTCATG GATGCCTCCGTCTACAAACAGCATCGATGTGCCGCCTAGGCCAGATTTAGATGGAGAAGaaatcaaatcaaaagaaaaagaaaagcttaAATCTCCGAAATCAGAGTCTTCCCCGCCATCTGAACAACCCGCATCATCTCCGGTTACAAATTTGCCTGCCTTTGTTCCCTACCATCTTTACAGTCAACTTTTAGATAGG ATTGCAGTTTTGGAAGAAAAACAGACTACCCTTCAAAGAAAAGTTAATCAGCTTTCGGACCAGTTAGCTCCGTTTATAGCTAATTCaacgagtgaaaaaaattag